ATGCAGTCTTTCTGGTCACCCCCCACTCCTTGCCCTCAGTCCGGCCTGCTCTCTCCTGGTCAGGCAGAGGTGCTGTGGTTCTAGAAGGGATCAGGGCTGGAAGCAAATCCTGGTACCACGTGAGTCTGTGTGAGATGTTATGTCTCGGTGAACCCTGGCATGCTCAGCTGTTAGTCAGCGCTGGTAACCCGTACCATTCCCGGCACTGAGGAGAACTGAAGGTTAAGTGGACGTGGTTCAATGCATGGTAGCTAGCTGTGTGAGgtctccctcccagccccatctGCATCCAACCCCCGCATCAAGCTGACCTCCAGAGGCAGCATAAGCAGGAGAGAAGAAGGCTAGCCCTTGGCACCACAGGACCCTAAGGGCAGCCACAGCTTCTGCCTGTCCTCCTGCGTCCAGAGTCACCACCACCTGCAGCTTTGGCCAGAGCCGGAGGGCCAATCCTCGGGGTCCCTGCTCTAGGGCCTCCTGCAGCTCAGCTGCTCGTCGGGGGAGCTTCCCTAGGCTCCCAGATGCTATGACCTCAGCCAGTTCTTCACCATCAGCCTCCAAGCCCACAAAGACATCCAGGAGCTCCACTGCAGTCCTTGCCTCAAGTACCCTCAGCCCCGGGGATATCAATGCCTCCAGCAGCAGGGTCCGGGCATCCTTGGCTCCAATGGGACTTACCCGGCCCAGGGCATGCCCGAGCCAGGGGACAGAGTAGGGCCATGGGGATGTAGGGGTCACGCAGGCAGTACTTCCTGGAGCCAGCACTTCTGGATAGGCCTTGTTTAAGGTCATTAGACCCAGCAGGGTGGCCTGGAGGGAGATAGGAGGGACTGTCATTCAGACTTTAGAACCAGACCCCAGCTACTACAGTGGGCCTCCGTTGTACATCCTTTTGTGAGTGTCTGCTGTTGTGGGGTGGAGGTACCTGTTTACCTGCAAAGAGGCATCTCCATGGTACTGGGGTAAGGTAGGGGGCGGGAGcttctcttcactttctttctgctGGGTGTGGCTGGTTTTTGTCAGTGGAAGATTCCGGAAGGTGGTCATGTCTGTAGACAACccccccaaagaaacaaaacaaaacaaaaacaaaaacaaactcctcAGGAAGTGAAAAGACTGTGGAGAGCCTTGAGAAAGGGTCTGGGAAGTGGGGTGAAGGCTAGAGCAGGGCCCAGCAAGGGAAAACCCATCTTAACAGGAGTTGGGTATAGGTCACGGTAGGGTTCTGCCCTAGGCCACATCATATTGGTGGTATTTGGGTTCTAGAGTCTGACTGTCTTGTGGGTCATCTCCTCTCATTGGGTCACCTCCCCCAGGTGCCAGAAACACACCTGTGTTCTCCCCGGGGAGACAGCAGGAACCCTGGGCTTCCTTCAGACACCCCATGAGGGCCTGCTGCTGGCTCTGGCTCGCGTTCAGTGTGCTCTGTTCTAGTTTCCGCCGCTGCCAGGCGGCTGCCCAGCTCAGCACCACGCAAGCCACCCGGTGCTGGAGACTGATCAGCCAGTATGGCCTGGCACCCGGAGATCTCTGCTGCCAGAGCATGGCCAGCAGGGGCAGGagtggcagcagcaacagcagccacAGCACAGGCATCTCCAAGTATCTCCTGGGAGAAGGATGGAACAGAATGGAGCTTGAGGGGGATAACCAAGTCTTCCCACACACTCCGCTGCACACAGAAaatagaggaaggaagacagtggGGGGAAGCCAGGGCCCCGCTGGTCAGGTGATATGGAAGAGAGACCCTCGAGACTCGGGCATCCTAGCTACGGAGCTGGAAGCACAGctcccacagctcctccctcGGAAGACGGAGAGAGGACTGGGCACGAAGTATAACATTTTTACCCACTCCCAAGTGACTTTGCTTCCTCTCGGGATCTTCCCTGCCCTGGTCCCCTTTCCCCTTAGAGCCCTGGAGACAGATATGCACCTGTCACAGCCCACTTCTGCCTACTTTCAGCACCCCAGACCCCTCAGGGTCCCACAGTGCATCTGGTTTCTGTGTGCCGTAGTCCTGAAAGTTGAAGTGATGACTTTAAAAGGCAGGGCTTGGACAGGAAATCCGGCCTGACTGGGCGGACCTAGGAGCCGGGGGAGGAGTGTTCTTAAAGGAACAGATCACCTAAAGGGCTACAGGTTGAGTTGCTGGCTCAGGTTGGCAGATGAGGGAGGTAAGGCCAGGGTAACATGATAGTCAAGAAAGTGTGTGTGGAAAGAGTGCTTGCTTTCCCACCCAGGAGCAGGCTCAGATTTGAGAACTACTAAAAACCACAGCTGTGGAGGTGTGGTTATGCGCACCAGTTGTTCCAGCCCTAGGGGATGTGTCCGAAAGAGGGCAAGGTCACCCACAGCTACAtaataagttcaaggtcagcctgagctacacgtCTTAAACAAACAAGAGAACCCATTCTACAGAATGCATCTGGAATCCCTGCATTTGGGAGAGGCTTGGGAAGAGGAATGGCTCCACTaaaagttggaggccagcctgggctacatagccagGTGCTGCCTTACAGACCTTGTggtgcatacttttttttttttctattttttttttctgagctggggaccaaacccagggccttgcgcttgctaggcaagtgctctaccactgagccaaatccccaaccccatggtggtgcatacttttaatctcaacactcggAGGCTGAGATAGAAGGAcctctatgtgtttgaggctagcctgatctacacagtaagttccaggacagtcagggctatacagagagtccctgcatcaaataaataaaagaatgaataacGAAACAAACAGCTATCTAAAGTTGTTCCCTGCCTGTAAAACTCCACGAAGTTAGAGAAAATGACCTAGGTGGTGACTTTAAATTTGAATGTAGTATGTGTCACAGGCAATCTGTTAAGAAGACtccaagacagacagatggcGACCCACCCTCCTACACAGACAAGCCAATATAGTTATCCAATGGCCAGTCCTTAAGTAGGATGCCTTACAGAACTGTTTCTCCTATGTGGTTCCATCAAATTGTGACTGAATACATTGACTTCatctcaaaaacccaaaccaaaccaaataaattaattaaaaaaaatcaaagcacacttgaaatatttcttttactttttgaaaatttttaatgGTTCTTTGTGATTTCACATCATTGCCCTACCCTGCCCTCCagtctcttattttattttaagtgcatggatattttacctgcatgtgtgtctatgtgagggtcttaggtcccctggaactggagctacagtttgtgagctgctatgtggttgctgggaattgaacatcggaagagcagtcactgttcttaaccactgagccatctctccagccctgaaatatttctttttattttattttttttaaagatttatttatttattgtatatataagtacactgtcgctgtcttcaggctCACTGGgacagggcatcggatcccattacatatggttgtgaaccaccatgtggttgctgggaattgaactcaggacctctggaagagcaggcagtgctcttaactgctgagccatctctccagcccaatatttctttttattaagtgtgtgtgtttccatgcgTGCAGTTGCGCGTAGAAACCAGAAGAAGGCTTTAAAATCTGCTGGAGCTGGAGTCGCGTGAGTTCTGAGCCACCCAATAGGGATGAAAGAAGGCGTGGCCTTCTGGAATGGCAGCAGTAAATGCTCTTGATTGCCGAGACAGCTCTCTAGCAACCCCCTAAAACAAAGGccatgtatttgtttattcatttctttatgatTTGAAAAGAAGACTgccttggggttttattgctgtgaagagatacatcatgaccacagcgactctcataaaggaaactctcgaactggggctggcttccagtgtACCATCATCATGGCCGAAAGCATGGTaacgtgcaggcagacatggtgctggagaggtagctgagagccTTACATCCTGATGGACagccagcagaaagagagagcaacACTGGGCctcatttgaaacctcaaagcccaccccccagcgacacacttccttcaacaagaccacacttcctgaTAGGCCACTccccatgagtctatgggggccattttcatccaCCACAGGCATGTTAAGAGTTTTGGACACCTGACCACTTTATACTCACCTTCAAATGAGCACAATAGCTACTTGTCTATCCTTGACCCGGAATTGGTCCTCTTCTGTAACAGAAGGTCGATTTCTTCAACCCAGTATCATTCAAGAGGTACACACTTGGAGctgtgagggaggaaggaaacaccCAGCAAGCAAGCCAGATAAACCCAATCAAACCTTGGTGATCAATATGATGACAGATGTCTTAGCTAGATTGTCCCCAcatcagctttttctttttagtaacaGATTTATTAGATATAATCACACATTACATGAGTCACCCATTGAGTGTGTGATTCAATGTGTTCAGGATCTCCACCCACAGGTCCAGGCGACAATGCCAAGTCAACTTTAGAGCATTGTCAGCATGCCCAACTCTGCatctgccaggtgtggtggcgcatactcagaactcaggaagcagaggcaggtggatctcggtgagttcaagccagcctggtctacaaagccagttccaggataaccagggctacttagaacctgtcttaaagaaacaacacaaaacctGTGGGTGTCAGTTCTAACACTGCACCATGTGGGTGTCAGGATCAAGGCGaggtcatcaggcctggcagcaagTGTCCGCCATCTCTCAGGCCCTAGCCTTGGATTTttcatcctcttgcctcagctttctgagcacAGGGATTACAAATGCACATCACCACACCTGCCTGACACCTAAAGTGTGTGAAGTGGTGtctcattgtgtgtgtttgtttttcaaaacgtggtctctctgtagccctgtctgtcctggaactcattctgtagaccaggctggccttgaactcagagatcctcctgcctctgtttcctgagtgctgggattaaaggcgtggaccaatgcctccctgcctccttgtgGTTTTAATGTTCACTTTACTTAGGACTTATAATCAGTCATCTTTCCATGTGTTTACTGGCCATATGTAGAGAGAGATCTAGTCACGTCAAGCATTCATGATTGAgctgttattttttccttctaagcTGCAAGAGCTGCTTTTTTACCTATATCCACACCTCCGCCCGACACACACGTGACTACGCCCTGTTCTGCGCGGCCGTTCATTTTCTCAGGATGTGCTGGGGATTtatgctgaagatgctttctcacAAAGGAGTATCACGCTCGCTGCTTCCAGATCTCAGGGAGAACGTGGAGTTTTTCACCAGGGTGATGGGAGCTGTCAGGTTTCAGCATCGTCTGAAATGGTTGTAGTTAAAGCCATCTGTAACGTCGTGGTTTTCCACCTGTCCCATTTTGCTTCCAGAAATAAACTTAGTatttcatgaataaatgaatgcttGGGCCAAAAGCTTTGCATGTTCCCTAATTCCCATTTATTCTAAGTCATGCCAAATGGCTTGCTACCTGGTTCTTAGTTTCATGTGATCGTCGTCTTCTGTGTCTGGAGTGAATCCCCTGAGCCTGACTGTCTCCCAGAATCCTCCCTCTGCCTGATGTTCCACcctctaatcctgcctcagctcattggccaaaagctttttttattgacaggcgaAGCTTCCATACATTGCACAAGAGATTATCTCTGTAAATGGTCATactgctcttcttcttcttttctttttttttttttttttccggagctggggaccgaacccaggaccttgcccttcctaggcaagcgctctacaactgagctaaatccccaaccccctcc
The genomic region above belongs to Rattus rattus isolate New Zealand chromosome 9, Rrattus_CSIRO_v1, whole genome shotgun sequence and contains:
- the Ghdc gene encoding GH3 domain-containing protein; its protein translation is MPVLWLLLLLPLLPLLAMLWQQRSPGARPYWLISLQHRVACVVLSWAAAWQRRKLEQSTLNASQSQQQALMGCLKEAQGSCCLPGENTDMTTFRNLPLTKTSHTQQKESEEKLPPPTLPQYHGDASLQATLLGLMTLNKAYPEVLAPGSTACVTPTSPWPYSVPWLGHALGRVSPIGAKDARTLLLEALISPGLRVLEARTAVELLDVFVGLEADGEELAEVIASGSLGKLPRRAAELQEALEQGPRGLALRLWPKLQVVVTLDAGGQAEAVAALRVLWCQGLAFFSPAYAASGGVMALNLWPEQPQGSYLLSPGVPFIELLPIKEGTQEEAASTLLLTDVQREEEYELVLTDSTSLTRCRLGDVVQVIGTYNQCPVVRFTCRLGQTLSVRGEVTDENVFSVALAQAVGQWPGAKLLDHVCVESHILDSYEGSAPHYEVFVELRGLRNLSEENRDKLDHCLQEASPRYKSLRFWGSVGPAKVHLVRPGSFRVLREALAACPSSSCPEMPRVLRLRHLAQLLQKRVIP